The Primulina eburnea isolate SZY01 chromosome 6, ASM2296580v1, whole genome shotgun sequence genome contains a region encoding:
- the LOC140834254 gene encoding uncharacterized protein isoform X2, which translates to MNRFQIPLPSLPEPYSFSALRFFLFLFSFNFFSLGILPFWRCFTIVYSSSRCIIYSRYLKMNHYAIQKKGFVSCEEMIGITAVGGGGRSVEKKETVVCPKPRRFGLIHTTLNDFSSMRPLRWHGSHQQEICEVKAGNELLDIILAKGGSGVDQSVTHVASSPPFFSGSPPSRVSNPLTQDARFGDEKFYPISPRAIPTPSAEGSGLAPSPSSTRKGGCVRANFGNNPAVRVEGFDCLDRDRRNCSIPALA; encoded by the exons ATGAACCGTTTCCAAATTCCTCTCCCCTCTTTGCCCGAGCCTTACTCTTTTTCTGCTCTTCGtttttttctctttcttttttcttttaattttttctcTCTCGGAATCCTCCCATTTTGGAGGTGCTTCACAATTGTGTACAGCTCTTCCAG GTGTATTATTTATTCAAGATATTTAAAAATGAATCACTATGCAATTCAAAAAAAGGGCTTTGTTTCCTGTGAAGAGATGATAGGGATCACCGCGGTCGGTGGCGGCGGAAGATCTGTGGAGAAAAAAGAAACTGTTGTTTGCCCAAAGCCGCGGCGGTTCGGCCTAATCCATACCACCCTTAACGACTTTTCTTCAATGAGACCTCTCCGATGGCATGGAAG CCATCAGCAAGAGATTTGTGAAGTTAAAGCTGGAAATGAACTGCTTGACATCATTCTTGCAAAG GGTGGTTCTGGTGTTGATCAATCCGTTACCCATGTAGCCTCGTCGCCCCCATTTTTTTCAGGGTCGCCGCCCAGTAGAGTATCTAACCCACTAACTCAGGACGCACGCTTCGGGGACGAGAAATTCTACCCCATCTCACCACGTGCAATCCCAACCCCATCAGCAGAAGGGTCTGGTCTGGCCCCTTCCCCATCATCCACTCGCAAGGGTGGATGTGTTCGAGCAAATTTTGGTAACAATCCGGCCGTGAGAGTCGAGGGGTTCGACTGCCTCGACAGGGATAGGCGAAACTGCAGCATCCCGGCCCTGGCCTAG
- the LOC140834254 gene encoding uncharacterized protein isoform X1 yields MNRFQIPLPSLPEPYSFSALRFFLFLFSFNFFSLGILPFWRCFTIVYSSSRCIIYSRYLKMNHYAIQKKGFVSCEEMIGITAVGGGGRSVEKKETVVCPKPRRFGLIHTTLNDFSSMRPLRWHGSSHQQEICEVKAGNELLDIILAKGGSGVDQSVTHVASSPPFFSGSPPSRVSNPLTQDARFGDEKFYPISPRAIPTPSAEGSGLAPSPSSTRKGGCVRANFGNNPAVRVEGFDCLDRDRRNCSIPALA; encoded by the exons ATGAACCGTTTCCAAATTCCTCTCCCCTCTTTGCCCGAGCCTTACTCTTTTTCTGCTCTTCGtttttttctctttcttttttcttttaattttttctcTCTCGGAATCCTCCCATTTTGGAGGTGCTTCACAATTGTGTACAGCTCTTCCAG GTGTATTATTTATTCAAGATATTTAAAAATGAATCACTATGCAATTCAAAAAAAGGGCTTTGTTTCCTGTGAAGAGATGATAGGGATCACCGCGGTCGGTGGCGGCGGAAGATCTGTGGAGAAAAAAGAAACTGTTGTTTGCCCAAAGCCGCGGCGGTTCGGCCTAATCCATACCACCCTTAACGACTTTTCTTCAATGAGACCTCTCCGATGGCATGGAAG CAGCCATCAGCAAGAGATTTGTGAAGTTAAAGCTGGAAATGAACTGCTTGACATCATTCTTGCAAAG GGTGGTTCTGGTGTTGATCAATCCGTTACCCATGTAGCCTCGTCGCCCCCATTTTTTTCAGGGTCGCCGCCCAGTAGAGTATCTAACCCACTAACTCAGGACGCACGCTTCGGGGACGAGAAATTCTACCCCATCTCACCACGTGCAATCCCAACCCCATCAGCAGAAGGGTCTGGTCTGGCCCCTTCCCCATCATCCACTCGCAAGGGTGGATGTGTTCGAGCAAATTTTGGTAACAATCCGGCCGTGAGAGTCGAGGGGTTCGACTGCCTCGACAGGGATAGGCGAAACTGCAGCATCCCGGCCCTGGCCTAG
- the LOC140834253 gene encoding uncharacterized protein — MEAKGSSLVHLLVIVLSLTAFGFAIAAERRRSTGTLTIEEVTNRTYCVYKSDVATGYGVGAFLFLLSSESLLMGVTKCMCFGRPLVPGGNRAWTIIYFVSSWMTFIVAEACLIAGAKNNAYHTKYRNMILADNFSCESLRKGVFIAGAVFVVGTMVLNIYYYMYFSKATTQPAHKTNRASSTIGMTGRV; from the exons ATGGAAGCAAAAGGGTCGTCTTTAGTTCATCTTTTGGTTATAGTACTGAGCTTAACTGCATTCGGATTTGCCATTGCTGCTGAACGACGTCGTAGCACT GGCACTTTAACCATAGAAGAGGTCACTAATCGAACATATTGTGTCTACAAGTCTGATGTTGCCACAGGATATGGAGTGGGGGCATTCTTGTTTCTTCTCTCAAGTGAATCTTTGCTTATGGGCGTTACCAAGTGCATGTGTTTTGGAAGGCCTTTGGTTCCTGGTGGAAATCGTGCCTGGACCATAATATATTTTGTTTCTTCGTG GATGACATTTATAGTAGCAGAAGCATGCCTAATCGCTGGTGCTAAGAACAACGCATATCACACCAAATACCGTAACATGATCTTAGCAGACAATTTTTCTTGTGAATCTTTACGGAAAGGTGTATTCATTGCTGGGGCAGTCTTTGTGGTTGGAACGATGGTTCTGAATATCTACTACTACATGTACTTCTCTAAAGCTACCACTCAACCTGCTCATAAAACTAATCGTGCTTCTTCAACCATTGGCATGACTGGGCGAGTGTAG